The uncultured Desulfatiglans sp. DNA window AAGGTCCACGTTTGGGGACTCTGCGGTACGCAGGAAATCCTCATCGACTCCACCGCCGGGGCCGAGATGATCCGCCTCACGGACAAGGCCGGCCAGGTCATCGTCATGAACGCCGCAGCCGGCCAGGAACGCATCCAGGCCACGGACAAGTCGGGGAGCGTCATTCTCATGGACGGGGTCATGGGCAACATTATCGTCCGCTCCAGCAATAAGGTGCTGATCAACACATGAAGGAAACGCAAACATATCCAACCGTGTCGGTGATCATCAGGGGACACAACCGGGAGCGATATATCGGTCCGGCCATCGAAAGCGTGCTTGCCCAGACCTATACGGATTTCGATCTGCTGATCTGGGACGACGGTTCGACCGACAGGACCGCCCGGATCGCCATTGAATACGCCAAAAAAGACAGGCGCATCCGTGTCGCAGCATGCGAGCATCGGGGGGCTGTCAAATCCTTGAAGGCCGCTGTGGCCGATACCTTCGGCGCTTACCTGTGTTGGGTGGACAGCGACGACCTCTTGTCTCCCACGGCATTGGAAGAAACGGTCGCGGTCCTGGACGAGCATCCTTCGGTGGGAATGGTCTATACCGATTACCAGCTCATTGACGCCGCCGGACGAATCAAGGGGCGCGGGCGACGGTGCCGCATTCCCTACAGCAAAGACCGGCTGCTTCTCGATTTCATGACTTTCCACTTCCGCCTCATGCGCCGCTCCGTTTTGGAACAGGTCGGCGGCATCAATGAGGATTTCAGGTGCGCCGAAGACTACGACCTGTGCCTGCGCCTGTCGGAGATCACGGAAATCCACCATATTCAAAAACCGCTCTACCAATACCGGGTTCACCCTCGGTCCATTTCCCATGAGATGCGTCTGGAACAGGTCCACTGGTCTCGGGAAGCAATTTCCAATGCGTTGAAGCGCAGAGGGCTGGCTGCCCGCTTCGAGGTCGACCTTCAGATTCGAGAACGCTTTTCCTTGAGAGGGAGAAACCTCGATGAGTGAACACGATCATGGCCAAGTGCCGTGCAACTGGGAGCAGAGCGAGCGCCTCCTGGCGCGCACCTTCGACGCGTGGCGAGCCGAGTTCAGAGCCATCCTGGAGGACCACCGACGGGAAATTCAGGCGCGGCTGGAGAAGATCGAACGTGAGATCGAGAAGAAATCGGACAAGGAAAACGTCGATCTCGTGGTGCGCAACATCCAGAGTGACCTGCGGCGTCACAGCGACGACATCAAAAATCT harbors:
- a CDS encoding Glycosyl transferase → MKETQTYPTVSVIIRGHNRERYIGPAIESVLAQTYTDFDLLIWDDGSTDRTARIAIEYAKKDRRIRVAACEHRGAVKSLKAAVADTFGAYLCWVDSDDLLSPTALEETVAVLDEHPSVGMVYTDYQLIDAAGRIKGRGRRCRIPYSKDRLLLDFMTFHFRLMRRSVLEQVGGINEDFRCAEDYDLCLRLSEITEIHHIQKPLYQYRVHPRSISHEMRLEQVHWSREAISNALKRRGLAARFEVDLQIRERFSLRGRNLDE
- a CDS encoding conserved hypothetical protein (Evidence 4 : Unknown function but conserved in other organisms) is translated as MSEHDHGQVPCNWEQSERLLARTFDAWRAEFRAILEDHRREIQARLEKIEREIEKKSDKENVDLVVRNIQSDLRRHSDDIKNLQTGLNQKMGVETMWKVVGLVLAISGAVGGVVGFLIRVLTGK